From Longimicrobium sp.:
CGCGTACCTGCCAGGCTCACCTGCTTTCCGAGTGGAGGAACTACCATGGCGGCGATCACTGACCTGAGCAAAAACGGGGTGTCCGGCGCGGCCGCGGGCGGAGGCGAGCCCCGCGCGGCCACCGCCTGGTACGACGAGGCGGCGCGGGTGATGATGGTGGAGATGAAGAACGGGTGCCGGTTCGGGTTTCCTCCGGAGCTGGTGCACGGGCTTCAGGATGGCACGCCCGCGCAATTGGCGGCGGTGGAGGTGTGGGAAGACGGCGAGGGGCTGCACTGGGACGAGCTGGACGCCGACGCCGACCTGAACGGGCTGATGCTGCACGCCTTCAACGTCAAGGTCTGGGCAGCGCGGTACCTGGGCTCTGCCACCTCCGAGGCCAAGGCCCGGGCGGCACGTGAAAATGGGAAAAAGGGCGGGCGCCCGCGCGGGAAGGCCGCTCCGGGGTGAGGCGTCCCGGCGGCGCGTACGCGGCGCGCAAGATGCAGGCTGGCACGGGCAAGCTGAACAGTCTTGGCCGGGACGCGGGGCCCCGGTATACTGGTAGTCGCCCCCCCGTTCATTTCCGCCGTGGCGCCCTCTCCCGGCGCGCACTCCGGGCCTGCTCTCGGACCCCGCGATGAACACCGCCCTGCCTCCGGGCCTTCACCTGCACGACGGGCTGCGCCGGCTGGCCGAGCTGCACCTGGGCTCGCTCGACGGCCTGGAGCCCGGCTGGCGTCACTTTCTGGAAGCGGTTGACGCCGAGTTCCGCCGCGCCGACGAGGCGCGCGGGCTGCTGGCGGGCACCTCCGGCGCCGCCGCGGGCGACCTGCTGGACCGCTACTACCGCCTGCAGAGCGACGTGGCCGCGCTGGACCGCGCCGCCGAGGCGCTGCGCGAGAGCGACCGCCAGTTCCGCGAGCTGGCCGAAACCGTCGCCGCCGCCACCTTCGTCTACCAGGGCACGCGCTTCCGCTACGTGAACACGGCCGCCGAGGAGCTCACCGGCTACTCCCGGGCCGAGCTGCTGGCGATGACGTTCTGGGACATGGTGCACCCCGACTTCCGCGAGCTGGTGCGCGAGCGCGGGCTCGCGCGGCAGCGGGGCGAACCCGTTCCCCCGCGCTACGAGTTCAAGATCCTGCGCAAGGACGGCGGCGAGCGCTGGCTGGACTTTACCGCCGGCGTGGTGGAATACGGCGGCGAGGCCGCGGCGCTGGGCACGGCGTTCGACATCACCGCGTACCGGGAGGCCGAGGCGCAGCTCCAGCGGCAGGCGCTGGTGTTCGACAGCCTGTACGACGCGGTGATGTTCACCGACATGAA
This genomic window contains:
- a CDS encoding DUF2442 domain-containing protein, which codes for MAAITDLSKNGVSGAAAGGGEPRAATAWYDEAARVMMVEMKNGCRFGFPPELVHGLQDGTPAQLAAVEVWEDGEGLHWDELDADADLNGLMLHAFNVKVWAARYLGSATSEAKARAARENGKKGGRPRGKAAPG